A stretch of the Archangium violaceum genome encodes the following:
- the ltrA gene encoding group II intron reverse transcriptase/maturase, translated as MSLKTPTKLEEFQEKLYVKAKAEPTFRFYQLYDKLYRWDVLVEALKRAKANRGAAGVDGQTFEQVAEYGEERWLKELQRELQEKRYRPQPVRRVLIPKPGGGERPLGIPTIKDRVTQTAAKLILEPIFEADLDDAAYGYRPERSGVQAVRKVHQELGRGRTEVVDADLSKYFDTIPHAELMKCVARRVSDKAVLHLVKMWLKVPVEERDELGRPRYSGGKRSKQGTPQGGVISPLLANIYINRLLKAFARSDLMKRSGAVLVNYADDFVVLSSRGAAQALAQVRGWLEGMKLKLNEEKTSIRDARKEHFRFLGYEFGPMVHKKTGNRYLGARPSKKAMSAARKRLSQLLWRGRTERWEEIRDELNRFLHGWAGYFAYGTPRPSFRVMDIHVAQRVRNLLRRRHKLPSSTARFTYAEVHRDLGVLELQSLLR; from the coding sequence GTGAGCCTGAAAACCCCTACGAAGCTTGAAGAGTTCCAAGAGAAGCTCTACGTGAAGGCCAAAGCGGAGCCGACGTTCCGGTTCTACCAACTGTACGACAAGCTCTATCGCTGGGATGTCCTGGTGGAGGCGCTGAAGCGAGCCAAGGCGAACCGAGGCGCAGCCGGAGTCGATGGGCAGACCTTCGAGCAGGTGGCGGAGTACGGAGAGGAACGGTGGCTCAAAGAGCTGCAACGCGAGTTGCAGGAGAAGCGGTATCGGCCTCAGCCAGTGCGCAGGGTGCTGATTCCAAAGCCAGGAGGAGGAGAGAGGCCGCTGGGGATTCCGACCATCAAGGATAGAGTCACTCAGACGGCAGCCAAACTCATCCTGGAGCCTATCTTCGAAGCTGACCTGGATGATGCGGCGTACGGGTATCGCCCCGAGCGCAGCGGCGTGCAGGCGGTGCGGAAGGTCCATCAGGAGCTGGGCAGAGGGAGGACCGAGGTCGTCGATGCGGATCTCTCGAAGTACTTCGACACGATTCCCCACGCCGAGTTGATGAAGTGCGTGGCGAGGAGGGTGTCGGATAAGGCGGTGCTGCATCTGGTGAAGATGTGGCTGAAAGTGCCAGTCGAAGAGAGAGACGAGCTGGGGCGGCCGAGGTACAGCGGAGGCAAGAGGTCCAAGCAGGGGACGCCGCAGGGAGGTGTGATTTCGCCGCTGCTGGCGAACATCTACATCAACCGGCTGCTGAAGGCCTTTGCGAGGAGCGACCTGATGAAGCGGAGCGGAGCGGTGCTTGTCAACTACGCGGATGACTTCGTCGTGCTGAGTAGCAGAGGCGCGGCGCAGGCCCTGGCGCAGGTAAGGGGATGGTTGGAGGGGATGAAGCTGAAGTTGAATGAGGAGAAGACGAGCATTCGCGACGCGCGGAAGGAACACTTCCGGTTCCTGGGGTACGAGTTTGGTCCGATGGTGCATAAGAAGACCGGCAACCGGTACCTGGGGGCCCGGCCCTCGAAGAAGGCAATGAGCGCAGCCCGGAAGCGGCTCAGCCAGCTTCTCTGGCGCGGCAGAACCGAGCGCTGGGAGGAGATACGGGATGAGCTCAACCGGTTCCTCCACGGGTGGGCGGGCTACTTCGCCTATGGTACGCCCCGCCCCAGCTTTCGCGTGATGGACATCCACGTCGCGCAGAGGGTGAGGAATCTCCTGAGGAGGCGCCACAAGTTGCCGTCGTCAACGGCTCGTTTCACGTACGCCGAGGTGCACCGCGATCTCGGAGTGCTGGAACTGCAAAGCCTCTTACGCTGA
- a CDS encoding DUF2381 family protein: protein MAVRLELANAGAEPWTVAGAVLKDSTGAEVELSVWQESAIAPGALGFVVVGAEREPGKLGCPCSLKLWEAQGPRTVILGNVTFPAVKGSPARE from the coding sequence TTGGCGGTAAGGCTTGAACTCGCAAACGCTGGCGCCGAGCCCTGGACGGTGGCGGGGGCGGTGTTGAAGGACTCGACGGGCGCGGAGGTGGAGCTTTCCGTGTGGCAAGAGTCGGCTATTGCTCCCGGTGCCCTTGGCTTTGTCGTGGTGGGGGCCGAGAGGGAACCGGGGAAACTCGGCTGCCCCTGCTCCCTCAAGTTGTGGGAAGCGCAAGGGCCCCGTACCGTCATCCTTGGGAACGTGACGTTCCCGGCTGTCAAAGGAAGCCCGGCGCGCGAGTAA
- a CDS encoding cytochrome P450, with the protein MPTPLPPGPRLPGPVQTALYLSQPLHYLRQWHQQYGEAFTLRMAGAGNMVFISSPQDIKRVFNAPMEVVHAGESNSLLRPFLGPHSVVILDEWDHVRQRRLLLPPFQGERMQAYAEVMREVTHASLERWPMARPFPLLDVMTELTLELMLRNVFGLETPEEIAAFSRDFSSLVDSTNSPLRMLPSLIGMDLFTLLPWARASRLKRRVDAAIYALVARRRAEPRRPERTDVLGLLLESTHEDGKPMSDQELRDALLTLIVAGYETTAIGLSFTVERLLAEPRTLTRMHEELERVVGDDELGPEHIGQLEYLDATIKEALRVRPLVPLISRQLKGPLELTHYTLPAGVTVLPAIVLTHFREDLYPEPEHFKPERFLEQKPDPYAWLPFGGGARRCLGMAFAMYEMKVVLATLLWRAKLRLASSEPVPMINRHIMLAPGGGVPVVLDEVRARREGPRRTG; encoded by the coding sequence ATGCCCACACCTCTCCCTCCCGGCCCCCGCTTACCGGGCCCGGTCCAGACCGCGCTCTACCTCTCTCAGCCGTTGCACTACCTGCGGCAGTGGCACCAGCAGTACGGCGAGGCGTTCACCCTGCGCATGGCGGGCGCGGGGAACATGGTCTTCATCAGCTCGCCCCAGGACATCAAGCGCGTCTTCAACGCCCCCATGGAAGTGGTTCACGCCGGAGAGAGCAACTCGCTGCTGCGGCCCTTCCTGGGCCCCCACTCCGTCGTCATCCTCGATGAGTGGGATCACGTCCGTCAGCGCCGACTGCTGCTGCCGCCCTTCCAGGGCGAGCGGATGCAGGCCTATGCCGAGGTAATGCGCGAGGTGACCCATGCCTCGCTGGAGCGCTGGCCGATGGCACGGCCCTTCCCGCTGCTCGACGTCATGACGGAGCTCACCCTCGAGTTGATGCTGCGCAACGTCTTCGGGCTGGAGACGCCTGAGGAGATCGCCGCGTTCTCCCGGGACTTCTCCTCGCTGGTGGACAGCACCAACTCGCCGCTGCGGATGCTGCCCTCGCTGATCGGGATGGATCTCTTCACGCTGCTGCCCTGGGCGCGCGCCTCGCGGCTGAAGAGACGGGTGGACGCGGCCATCTACGCGCTCGTGGCGAGGCGCCGTGCGGAGCCTCGGAGGCCGGAACGGACGGACGTGCTCGGCCTGCTGCTGGAGAGCACCCACGAGGACGGCAAGCCCATGAGCGACCAGGAATTGCGAGACGCGCTCCTGACGCTCATCGTCGCGGGCTACGAAACCACCGCCATCGGCCTGTCGTTCACGGTGGAGCGGCTGCTGGCCGAGCCCAGGACCCTGACCCGGATGCACGAGGAGCTGGAGCGGGTGGTGGGCGACGACGAGCTGGGGCCGGAGCACATCGGACAGCTCGAGTACCTCGATGCGACCATCAAGGAGGCGCTGCGGGTCCGTCCGCTGGTGCCGCTCATCTCCCGCCAGCTCAAGGGGCCCCTGGAGTTGACGCACTACACGCTGCCGGCGGGAGTGACGGTCCTCCCCGCCATCGTGCTCACCCACTTCCGCGAGGATCTCTACCCGGAGCCCGAGCACTTCAAGCCCGAGCGCTTCCTCGAGCAGAAGCCGGATCCCTACGCGTGGCTGCCCTTCGGAGGCGGCGCCCGCAGGTGTCTGGGAATGGCTTTCGCGATGTACGAGATGAAGGTGGTGCTCGCGACACTGCTCTGGAGGGCGAAGCTCCGGCTGGCCTCATCGGAGCCGGTGCCGATGATCAATCGCCACATCATGCTCGCGCCAGGTGGCGGTGTGCCCGTGGTGCTGGACGAGGTGCGGGCCCGGCGAGAGGGACCCCGGCGGACGGGCTGA
- the ahcY gene encoding adenosylhomocysteinase, producing MRAVTDLSKFTDYKVADIKLAEWGRKEIAIAETEMPGLMAIREEFAKTQPLKGARIAGSLHMTIQTAVLIQTLEALGAEVRWASCNIFSTQDHAAAAIAAGGTPVFAYKGESLEEYWEYTHRIFDWADGGTPNMILDDGGDATLLIHLGTRAEKDPSVLANPGSEEETVLFAAIKKQLAAKPGWYSKNLQSIQGVTEETTTGVHRLYQMAKEGKLAFPAINVNDSVTKSKFDNIYGCRESLVDGIKRATDVMIAGKVAVVAGYGEVGKGSAQALRGLQAQVWVTEIDPICALQAAMEGYRVVTMEYAADKADIFVTATGNYQVITHEHMKRMKNNAIVCNIGHFDNEIDVASLKQYKWENIKPQVDHIIFPDNKRIILLAQGRLVNLGCGTGHPSYVMSSSFANQVLAQVEIFTNPGKYKPGVYMLPRHLDEKVARLQLTKLGAMLTELTPDQAKYIGVPKEGPYKSDHYRY from the coding sequence ATGCGGGCTGTAACCGATCTGAGCAAGTTCACCGATTACAAGGTCGCGGACATCAAGCTGGCCGAGTGGGGTCGCAAGGAGATCGCGATCGCCGAGACCGAGATGCCGGGCCTCATGGCGATCCGCGAGGAGTTCGCCAAGACCCAGCCGCTGAAGGGCGCGCGCATCGCCGGCTCGCTCCACATGACCATCCAGACCGCGGTGCTGATCCAGACGCTGGAGGCCCTGGGCGCGGAGGTCCGCTGGGCGTCCTGCAACATCTTCTCGACCCAGGATCACGCCGCGGCCGCGATCGCCGCGGGCGGCACGCCGGTGTTCGCCTACAAGGGCGAGTCGCTCGAGGAGTACTGGGAGTACACCCACCGGATCTTCGACTGGGCCGACGGCGGCACGCCCAACATGATCCTGGATGACGGTGGCGACGCCACGCTGCTCATCCACCTGGGCACGCGCGCCGAGAAGGATCCCTCCGTGCTGGCCAACCCCGGCAGCGAGGAGGAGACGGTGCTCTTCGCCGCGATCAAGAAGCAGCTGGCGGCGAAGCCGGGCTGGTACTCGAAGAACCTCCAGAGCATCCAGGGCGTGACCGAGGAGACCACCACGGGCGTGCACCGCCTCTACCAGATGGCCAAGGAGGGGAAGCTGGCGTTCCCGGCCATCAACGTCAACGACTCGGTGACCAAGTCCAAGTTCGACAACATCTACGGTTGCCGCGAGTCCCTGGTGGACGGCATCAAGCGCGCCACGGACGTGATGATCGCGGGCAAGGTGGCCGTGGTCGCCGGCTACGGCGAGGTGGGTAAGGGCTCGGCGCAGGCGCTGCGCGGACTTCAGGCCCAGGTGTGGGTCACCGAGATCGATCCCATCTGCGCGCTGCAGGCGGCGATGGAGGGTTACCGGGTCGTGACCATGGAGTACGCGGCGGACAAGGCCGACATCTTCGTGACCGCGACGGGCAACTACCAGGTCATCACCCACGAGCACATGAAGCGGATGAAGAACAACGCGATCGTGTGCAACATCGGCCACTTCGACAACGAGATCGATGTGGCGAGCCTGAAGCAGTACAAGTGGGAGAACATCAAGCCGCAGGTCGACCACATCATCTTCCCGGACAACAAGCGCATCATCCTGTTGGCCCAGGGGCGTCTGGTGAACCTGGGCTGCGGCACGGGCCACCCCAGCTACGTGATGAGCTCGTCCTTCGCCAACCAGGTGCTGGCGCAGGTGGAGATCTTCACCAACCCGGGCAAGTACAAGCCGGGCGTGTACATGCTGCCGCGGCACCTGGATGAGAAGGTGGCGCGCCTGCAGCTCACCAAGCTGGGCGCGATGCTCACCGAGCTCACGCCGGATCAGGCGAAGTACATCGGCGTGCCCAAGGAAGGGCCGTACAAGAGCGACCACTACCGCTACTAA
- a CDS encoding DnaA N-terminal domain-containing protein, giving the protein MAGLDWVQVDVGFPMSLPVVCAARTLGMDRRAFLGAMVELQIWAVQALPTGRFEPFPASGGHVPDMSADASADEAVWRDAVEGAVRWTGEPGAFWDALLRAGLLVREGDGVRFTLCDRYVQVLEKKRKEAERKRRERAAKGSGVSAGRPADEPGTSPARKKREKESEKKTSSSAAAEALEAAMSAGRLAPVAPLPRPDEDASADDMPVQLALPGTHIVPASPPREEWRQAVATAVLTTSASEDTESQASRAPEKASDGAAAFFETCQEERCRALPGIPPEEQPKGWAIWYRGALNKVGGDEGRLLEAWRGYLHSDWGRSREPRCTAEAFCTPRVWGRYLQPVPQENPARAPSGPPSVDVSTEAGRLWQACLSSLNDHGKRYALTWLAQARPVDVEDGYLVLSVPDLYFRQWVQEHYGQMVDQLARELGLVGVRWLLASNLSGAPRGARVSDRGARG; this is encoded by the coding sequence GTGGCCGGGTTGGATTGGGTACAGGTGGACGTGGGCTTTCCCATGAGCCTCCCCGTGGTGTGCGCGGCACGCACACTGGGGATGGATCGGCGAGCCTTCCTGGGCGCCATGGTGGAGCTTCAGATCTGGGCGGTGCAGGCCCTGCCCACCGGACGCTTCGAACCCTTCCCCGCGTCCGGCGGACACGTCCCGGACATGTCCGCGGACGCGTCCGCGGACGAGGCGGTGTGGCGGGACGCGGTCGAGGGCGCGGTCCGGTGGACGGGCGAGCCCGGAGCCTTCTGGGACGCGCTGCTCCGCGCCGGACTCCTGGTGCGGGAAGGAGACGGCGTCCGCTTCACCCTCTGCGATCGCTACGTGCAAGTCCTCGAAAAGAAGAGGAAGGAGGCCGAGCGCAAGCGCCGGGAGCGTGCCGCCAAGGGTTCCGGCGTGTCCGCCGGACGTCCCGCGGACGAACCCGGGACGTCCCCCGCAAGAAAGAAGAGGGAGAAGGAGAGTGAGAAGAAGACTTCTTCTTCTGCTGCAGCAGAGGCCCTGGAAGCGGCAATGTCCGCCGGACGTCTCGCCCCCGTCGCCCCGCTGCCCCGCCCGGACGAGGACGCGTCCGCGGACGACATGCCCGTCCAGCTCGCCCTGCCCGGCACGCACATCGTGCCCGCGTCGCCTCCCCGCGAGGAATGGCGTCAGGCCGTGGCCACCGCCGTGCTGACGACCTCCGCGTCCGAGGACACGGAGTCCCAGGCGTCCCGGGCTCCGGAGAAGGCCTCGGACGGGGCCGCGGCCTTCTTCGAGACCTGTCAGGAGGAACGTTGCCGCGCGCTGCCCGGCATTCCCCCCGAGGAACAACCCAAGGGGTGGGCGATCTGGTATCGCGGCGCACTGAACAAGGTGGGCGGCGACGAGGGACGGCTCCTGGAGGCCTGGCGGGGCTACCTCCACTCCGATTGGGGGCGCTCCCGCGAGCCCCGCTGCACGGCGGAAGCCTTCTGTACCCCTCGGGTCTGGGGCCGCTACCTCCAGCCCGTCCCGCAGGAGAACCCGGCCAGGGCGCCGTCCGGTCCTCCGTCCGTGGACGTGAGCACCGAGGCCGGCCGCCTGTGGCAGGCGTGCCTCTCCTCACTCAACGACCATGGGAAGCGGTACGCCCTCACCTGGCTCGCCCAGGCCCGTCCCGTGGACGTGGAGGACGGATACCTGGTGCTCTCCGTGCCAGACCTCTACTTCCGCCAATGGGTGCAGGAGCACTATGGCCAGATGGTCGACCAGCTCGCCCGGGAGCTCGGCCTCGTGGGCGTGCGCTGGCTGCTGGCGTCGAACCTCAGCGGTGCTCCTCGAGGAGCTCGCGTCTCCGATCGGGGCGCTCGCGGATGA
- a CDS encoding TadE/TadG family type IV pilus assembly protein codes for MSRNLPAALQSGQAAVEAALTLPLAVFLVLGTLQLFLLLQARALTEYAAFRAVRTGSVKHGDCEAMTHAAIAVLLPTFARTDSPAALGTAFRNHRENQYRPEHDSGHSGSIVWIARERPLRGEIRADEEESFDDPARYASVADVMRLEVRLVFWFPLRIPFADWVLGRMFLAHLGLREYSSTDPLIPTHSARWTGQVVASLDAAIRQELLSRAERHDYVFPLQASYSMRMMTSARARYFRTQNCPLTPEGL; via the coding sequence ATGTCGCGGAATCTCCCAGCTGCGCTTCAGTCTGGCCAGGCGGCGGTGGAAGCAGCGCTCACGCTTCCATTGGCGGTCTTCCTGGTCCTGGGGACGCTCCAACTCTTCCTGTTGCTCCAGGCGCGTGCTCTGACCGAGTACGCGGCGTTCCGGGCCGTGCGCACGGGCAGTGTCAAACACGGGGATTGCGAGGCCATGACCCACGCGGCCATCGCGGTGTTGCTGCCCACCTTCGCGCGGACCGACTCGCCGGCGGCGCTCGGGACGGCCTTCCGCAACCACCGGGAGAACCAGTACCGGCCCGAGCACGACTCGGGGCACAGCGGCAGCATCGTGTGGATTGCCCGGGAGCGTCCGCTGCGCGGGGAGATCCGCGCGGACGAGGAGGAGTCCTTCGATGATCCGGCGCGCTACGCCAGCGTGGCGGATGTGATGCGGTTGGAGGTGCGGCTCGTCTTCTGGTTTCCCCTGCGCATCCCCTTCGCGGACTGGGTGTTGGGCCGGATGTTCCTGGCCCACCTGGGGTTGCGTGAATACTCCTCCACGGATCCGCTCATTCCGACCCACTCGGCGCGTTGGACCGGCCAGGTGGTCGCCTCGCTCGATGCGGCCATCCGCCAGGAGCTGCTCTCGCGCGCCGAGCGTCATGACTATGTCTTCCCGCTCCAGGCCAGTTACTCGATGCGCATGATGACGTCGGCACGGGCCCGGTACTTCCGGACGCAGAACTGTCCCCTCACTCCGGAGGGCCTATGA
- a CDS encoding pilus assembly protein TadG-related protein, translated as MRPPRGQSLVLLCLTMLLVTVMVCLTLSFSLKIREKMETQSVADLAAYSGAVATARTFNSIALMRRAQTAHLVAATGTMSLISWTSMMRANLNASRLAAAGCPAAAEALEALDSKNEEISQKWHELDAEAGVQTYNIHILTHHLAYLQGMMFQQLQESVGGGEKSFAEQLAKLANEGSRFPNELRAGPTPVSLGELSYATTGGFDHAVDMAMASRGYEFITRRQGIPAINAAGGLLGAISAAGGSLRVIRGGGSAYWGAALGHGGRADKTWFTWAEDHAVVEVTFPGCAPFRVTAFAGVKATDRQDDSDNHWWSPSSPVLGNADPGMEKQYRHTLLPCWPREYCPTTFVGGMAYNTSDHSDDNIWAQPKIFALAQRDYKERGLRADPWNLLFRFRFTPGRDSTFDNHGLHLADGTDISVQSALATGLAYYHRRGHWNEPPNLWNPFWRATLVAADIDSGGDLRRGGTDIPDTVGGPAAEAYRQLIRAGYRGVH; from the coding sequence ATGCGCCCCCCTCGCGGCCAGTCCCTGGTGCTCCTGTGCCTGACGATGCTGCTGGTCACGGTGATGGTCTGCCTGACGCTCTCGTTCTCCCTGAAGATTCGCGAGAAGATGGAGACCCAGAGCGTGGCGGACCTGGCCGCCTACAGCGGAGCGGTGGCCACCGCGCGCACCTTCAACAGCATCGCCCTGATGCGCCGCGCCCAGACCGCGCACCTGGTGGCCGCGACCGGGACGATGAGCCTCATCAGCTGGACCAGCATGATGCGCGCCAACCTCAACGCCTCGCGTCTGGCCGCCGCGGGCTGTCCCGCCGCCGCCGAGGCGCTCGAGGCCCTGGACAGCAAGAACGAGGAGATCTCTCAAAAGTGGCATGAGCTGGACGCGGAGGCGGGTGTCCAGACCTACAACATCCATATCCTCACCCACCATCTGGCGTACCTGCAGGGCATGATGTTCCAGCAACTCCAGGAGAGCGTCGGGGGAGGGGAGAAGTCCTTCGCCGAGCAGCTGGCGAAGCTGGCCAACGAGGGCAGCCGCTTTCCGAATGAGCTGCGTGCGGGGCCCACCCCGGTGTCCCTGGGTGAGCTGTCGTATGCCACCACCGGCGGCTTCGACCACGCCGTGGACATGGCCATGGCCAGCCGGGGCTACGAGTTCATCACCCGCCGCCAGGGCATACCGGCCATCAATGCGGCCGGGGGCCTCCTGGGAGCGATCTCGGCCGCGGGGGGCAGCCTGCGCGTCATCCGCGGGGGAGGCAGCGCCTATTGGGGCGCGGCCCTGGGGCATGGGGGACGGGCGGACAAGACCTGGTTCACCTGGGCGGAGGATCATGCCGTGGTGGAGGTCACCTTCCCCGGCTGCGCGCCCTTCCGCGTGACGGCCTTCGCGGGCGTGAAGGCCACCGACCGGCAGGATGACTCCGACAACCACTGGTGGTCCCCCAGCAGTCCGGTGCTCGGAAACGCGGACCCGGGCATGGAGAAGCAGTACCGGCACACGCTCCTGCCCTGCTGGCCGCGCGAGTACTGCCCGACCACCTTCGTCGGGGGCATGGCGTACAACACGAGCGATCACTCGGACGACAACATCTGGGCCCAGCCGAAGATCTTCGCGCTCGCCCAGCGGGACTACAAGGAGCGGGGGCTGCGAGCGGATCCGTGGAACCTCCTCTTCCGCTTCCGCTTTACCCCCGGGCGCGACAGCACCTTCGACAACCACGGCCTGCACCTGGCGGACGGCACGGACATCAGCGTGCAGTCCGCGCTCGCCACCGGGCTGGCCTACTACCACCGGCGCGGACACTGGAACGAGCCGCCCAACCTCTGGAATCCCTTCTGGCGCGCCACGCTCGTCGCCGCGGACATCGACAGTGGGGGCGACCTGAGGCGCGGGGGCACCGACATCCCGGACACCGTGGGCGGACCGGCGGCCGAGGCCTACCGGCAGCTCATCCGGGCCGGCTACAGGGGAGTGCACTGA
- a CDS encoding pilus assembly protein, giving the protein MRGMRRRAPRGQSSLELALGLIVFVTVIMFGIHFAEVGYLSLKVHEAAVSPLWDSTALRVHRMREQRGAVGDFSTFPAIAPAVMANANARYVDFDGRSSTPGSRAQITQVFTRLNEMRVRCDREDELEFDIPRSHRPILMAPRQGDWPEAPPGQDIGDAEDSVLDGVYENLGGIRCEAEAHIEGLPSLPTTFLEGRTGFFEEKHSMGLDMRVCAAGRAVGGRCQGSYGILLGDYGFADREVSGHCPLRPEQPDAPCGGNGAFYEAARNVFDKNGRAAGHASSDFADYFVGFSPIDENGFFMSYRGEEDDYIEQSTPPGESLDEMDRPRNTGGIEHKPTALRRQSNVCFLGLKEC; this is encoded by the coding sequence ATGAGGGGCATGCGTCGCCGCGCTCCACGCGGCCAGTCCTCGTTGGAACTGGCCCTGGGGCTGATCGTCTTCGTCACCGTGATCATGTTCGGCATCCACTTCGCCGAGGTGGGCTACCTGTCGCTCAAGGTGCACGAGGCCGCCGTCTCCCCGCTCTGGGACAGCACGGCGCTCCGGGTGCATCGGATGCGCGAGCAGCGGGGCGCCGTCGGTGACTTCAGCACCTTCCCCGCCATCGCTCCCGCGGTGATGGCCAACGCCAACGCGCGCTACGTCGACTTCGACGGACGCAGCTCCACGCCGGGCTCCCGCGCTCAGATCACCCAGGTCTTCACCCGGCTGAATGAGATGCGTGTGCGGTGCGACCGCGAGGACGAGCTGGAGTTCGACATTCCCCGGAGCCATCGCCCCATCCTCATGGCGCCACGGCAGGGCGACTGGCCCGAGGCCCCGCCCGGACAGGACATAGGGGACGCGGAGGACAGCGTGCTCGACGGTGTTTACGAGAACCTGGGGGGCATCCGCTGTGAAGCGGAGGCCCACATCGAGGGGCTGCCGTCGTTGCCCACCACCTTCCTCGAGGGACGCACGGGCTTCTTCGAGGAGAAGCACTCCATGGGGCTCGACATGCGGGTGTGCGCGGCGGGCCGGGCCGTGGGGGGCAGGTGTCAGGGGAGCTACGGCATCCTGCTCGGAGACTACGGCTTCGCCGATCGCGAGGTGAGCGGGCACTGTCCCCTCCGGCCGGAGCAGCCGGACGCGCCCTGCGGTGGGAACGGGGCCTTCTATGAGGCGGCCCGGAATGTGTTCGACAAGAACGGGCGCGCCGCCGGCCACGCCTCCTCCGACTTCGCCGACTACTTCGTCGGCTTCAGCCCCATCGACGAGAACGGCTTCTTCATGAGCTACCGCGGCGAGGAGGACGACTACATCGAGCAGAGCACGCCGCCGGGCGAGTCCCTGGATGAGATGGACCGGCCACGAAATACCGGCGGTATAGAGCACAAGCCGACCGCCCTGCGCCGTCAGTCCAACGTCTGTTTCCTGGGGTTGAAGGAATGCTGA
- a CDS encoding FAD-dependent oxidoreductase produces the protein MRLPLALPKLPAGRFSPERLAPSPRAKRPRAPEGLSAAVVGGGLAGMAAATVLAERGVRVTVIEREPFLGGRVGAWRERLADGEPFDMERGFHAFFRQYYNLRALLRRVDPRLERLRRLEDYPIHGPGGSVESFSHLPALPPFNLISLVRRSPSLRLMELRHLDVRSGLAMLAFDMERTYATFDHRNAREYLDSLRFPPHARRMLFNVFSHSFFNPEEDMSAAELLMMFHFYFMGNPEGLVFDVLDESFASALWHPLRRYLEERQVRFRLGQSVTAVNPRADGGVLIQVDGEEPVEADAVVLATTVPALQRIVTESPELLDTGWREKVLGLSLTSPFAVWRLWLDRPSAPGRHPFVGTTGLGIIDNISLYHLFEGESRRWAARTGGSVVELHAYGLPLEIDEASVRRELLGGLHALYPELRDARTLEERFLLRRDCPSFAPGSFRTRPTVETPSPRVALAGDFVRLPIPTALMERATTSGFMAANHLLAGWDIQGEEIWSVPRAGLLAGLATARAPGAGVLQPS, from the coding sequence ATGCGCCTTCCGCTCGCATTGCCAAAACTGCCCGCCGGGCGTTTCTCCCCCGAGCGGCTCGCCCCCTCTCCCCGAGCGAAGCGCCCGCGCGCGCCCGAGGGCCTCTCCGCCGCGGTGGTGGGCGGCGGACTGGCCGGCATGGCGGCCGCCACCGTCCTGGCCGAGCGCGGCGTTCGCGTCACCGTCATCGAGCGCGAGCCGTTCCTCGGTGGCCGGGTGGGAGCCTGGAGGGAGCGCCTGGCGGACGGAGAGCCCTTCGACATGGAGCGCGGTTTCCATGCCTTCTTCCGCCAGTACTACAACCTGCGCGCGCTGCTGCGCCGCGTGGATCCCCGACTGGAGCGTCTGCGCCGGCTGGAGGACTACCCCATCCACGGCCCTGGAGGGAGCGTGGAGTCGTTCTCACACCTCCCCGCGCTCCCGCCCTTCAATCTCATCAGCCTCGTTCGCCGCTCCCCGTCGCTGCGGCTGATGGAGCTGCGCCACCTCGACGTCCGCTCCGGCCTGGCGATGCTCGCGTTCGACATGGAGCGGACGTACGCCACGTTCGACCACCGCAACGCGCGCGAGTACCTGGACTCGCTCCGTTTCCCGCCCCATGCCCGGCGCATGCTGTTCAATGTCTTCTCCCACTCCTTCTTCAATCCGGAGGAGGACATGTCGGCGGCCGAGCTGCTGATGATGTTCCACTTCTATTTCATGGGGAATCCGGAGGGCCTCGTCTTCGACGTGCTCGACGAGTCGTTCGCCTCGGCGCTGTGGCACCCGCTGCGCCGCTACCTGGAGGAGAGACAGGTCCGGTTCCGGCTCGGCCAGTCGGTCACCGCGGTGAACCCTCGCGCGGACGGGGGCGTGCTCATCCAGGTGGACGGCGAGGAGCCCGTCGAGGCGGACGCGGTGGTGCTCGCCACCACGGTGCCAGCGCTCCAGCGGATCGTGACGGAGTCTCCGGAGCTGCTCGACACGGGGTGGCGCGAGAAGGTCCTGGGGCTCTCGTTGACCTCGCCGTTCGCGGTCTGGCGGCTGTGGCTCGATCGCCCGTCCGCGCCGGGCCGCCATCCCTTCGTGGGCACCACCGGGCTGGGAATCATCGACAACATCTCGCTCTATCACCTGTTCGAGGGCGAGAGCCGTCGGTGGGCGGCGCGGACGGGCGGCTCGGTGGTCGAGCTCCACGCCTATGGTCTACCGCTGGAGATCGACGAGGCGTCGGTGCGGCGCGAGCTCCTGGGAGGACTGCACGCGCTCTATCCGGAGCTTCGGGACGCGCGCACGCTCGAGGAGCGGTTCCTGCTCCGCCGGGATTGCCCCTCCTTCGCTCCGGGCTCCTTCCGGACGCGGCCCACGGTGGAGACGCCCTCGCCTCGGGTGGCGCTCGCCGGAGACTTCGTCCGCCTGCCCATCCCCACGGCCCTGATGGAGCGCGCCACCACCTCGGGCTTCATGGCGGCCAACCATCTCCTCGCGGGCTGGGACATCCAGGGAGAGGAGATCTGGTCCGTGCCCCGAGCTGGACTGCTCGCGGGGCTCGCTACCGCCCGGGCTCCAGGGGCTGGGGTTCTCCAGCCGTCTTGA